The following coding sequences lie in one Pelobacter seleniigenes DSM 18267 genomic window:
- the lptE gene encoding LPS assembly lipoprotein LptE → MRPFALVFVTLLLLSGCGYHFAGQGGHLPGGLSKIYVAPINNLTSEPYLETRLISRVTDEFARSRQIAEVFNSAAAEAILTLTIRTYSRQAISYDSHDDIAEYDSAMTVDARLTRVKSNQELWQQRISWKSSYSVSSDKAAQDSAEAKAIAEICQRLAEELRFRLLSN, encoded by the coding sequence ATGAGACCCTTCGCGCTTGTTTTTGTTACCCTGTTGTTGCTCAGCGGCTGCGGTTATCATTTTGCCGGGCAAGGAGGACACTTGCCCGGCGGGCTCAGTAAGATTTATGTCGCACCGATCAATAACCTGACCAGCGAACCTTATCTGGAAACGAGACTGATCAGTCGTGTGACCGATGAATTTGCCCGGAGCAGGCAGATTGCCGAGGTTTTTAATTCTGCCGCTGCCGAAGCGATTTTGACTCTGACCATCCGCACATATTCCAGGCAGGCCATCTCCTATGACAGCCATGACGACATCGCCGAATATGATTCTGCCATGACGGTGGATGCCCGGTTAACTCGTGTCAAGTCCAATCAGGAACTTTGGCAACAGCGCATCAGCTGGAAAAGCTCCTATTCCGTTTCCAGTGATAAGGCGGCTCAGGACAGTGCCGAGGCCAAGGCGATTGCAGAAATCTGTCAACGACTGGCGGAAGAGTTGCGTTTTCGTTTGCTGAGTAACTAG
- the era gene encoding GTPase Era: MTQKQFRSGFVAMVGRPNVGKSTLLNRILGQKIAITSNKPQTTRNRILGIHNFPGGQALFVDTPGIHKAKSKLNRFMVDQAIGACADVDLILFLVEAQTALGPGDEYILNLFEKMSVPVFLVINKIDLVEPPKLLGLISSYVERFEFAEVVPISARSGDGVEKILALVEARLEEGPQYYAGDELTDLPERFIAAELIREKIMRRTNEEIPYGVGVKVESFEEQPEKNLVVIQATIHVERDSHKKIIVGKGGQMIKKIGQEARQDIERMLATRVFLELFVRVDKDWSQSERMLRELGYSQN, translated from the coding sequence ATGACCCAAAAGCAGTTCAGATCCGGGTTCGTCGCCATGGTTGGCCGACCCAATGTCGGCAAATCAACCCTGCTGAACCGGATTCTCGGCCAGAAAATCGCCATTACCTCGAATAAACCGCAAACGACCCGCAACCGGATTCTGGGGATTCACAATTTCCCCGGTGGACAGGCGCTGTTCGTGGATACCCCGGGTATCCATAAGGCCAAAAGCAAGCTGAATCGTTTTATGGTCGATCAGGCGATCGGGGCCTGTGCCGATGTTGACCTGATCCTGTTTCTGGTTGAGGCGCAGACCGCGTTGGGTCCGGGAGATGAATATATCCTCAACCTGTTCGAGAAAATGTCGGTGCCGGTTTTCCTGGTGATCAATAAGATTGACCTGGTTGAACCACCCAAGCTGCTTGGGCTGATCAGCTCTTATGTGGAGCGTTTCGAGTTTGCCGAAGTGGTCCCGATTTCGGCACGCTCCGGAGACGGGGTCGAAAAAATCCTCGCTTTGGTAGAAGCGCGCCTGGAAGAAGGCCCACAATATTATGCCGGCGATGAATTGACCGATCTGCCGGAACGTTTTATTGCCGCTGAACTGATCAGGGAAAAGATCATGCGGCGGACCAACGAAGAAATTCCCTATGGTGTCGGCGTCAAAGTCGAGTCTTTTGAAGAACAGCCGGAAAAAAACCTGGTTGTCATTCAGGCGACGATCCATGTTGAAAGAGACAGCCATAAAAAAATCATTGTCGGAAAAGGCGGGCAGATGATCAAGAAGATTGGCCAGGAGGCGCGCCAGGATATTGAGCGTATGCTGGCCACCCGGGTTTTCCTTGAGCTGTTTGTCCGGGTTGACAAGGACTGGAGTCAGAGTGAACGCATGCTGCGTGAACTTGGCTATAGCCAGAACTAG
- a CDS encoding response regulator — protein MQKKILIVEDEESLLKLESILLTTKGYLVRGATTGPAALEAIAEERPDLVLLDIMLPGLDGFEVCERIKGNKETRNIPVILLTAKKTPEDVARGVEVGAEQYITKPFKSAKVMETIETLLSRN, from the coding sequence ATGCAGAAAAAAATACTCATTGTCGAGGATGAAGAAAGTCTGTTGAAGCTGGAGAGCATCCTGTTGACCACGAAAGGCTATCTGGTGAGGGGTGCGACCACCGGTCCTGCAGCCCTTGAAGCGATTGCCGAAGAACGACCCGATCTCGTTCTTTTGGATATCATGCTGCCGGGATTGGATGGGTTTGAGGTCTGTGAACGCATCAAGGGCAACAAGGAGACCCGGAATATCCCGGTCATCCTGTTGACAGCGAAAAAAACTCCGGAAGATGTGGCCCGGGGTGTTGAGGTCGGCGCTGAGCAGTATATTACCAAACCTTTCAAATCCGCCAAAGTGATGGAAACGATCGAAACCCTCCTGAGCCGGAATTAA
- a CDS encoding response regulator, with translation MYAARVLVVDDSPTMRQFVIFALQRLPGLQIDEAEDGVSALKKLAEEKYDLLLTDLHMPLLDGLRLIGLLRNDHSYKSLPIVVITTENSQLTRQKALAAGADEYLTKPLQTAGLINVVRKLLDPEKRRP, from the coding sequence ATGTATGCCGCACGGGTTTTGGTTGTAGATGACTCCCCGACCATGAGACAGTTTGTCATTTTCGCCCTGCAGCGGCTTCCCGGTCTGCAAATTGACGAAGCTGAAGATGGTGTCAGTGCCCTGAAAAAACTGGCAGAAGAAAAATATGATCTGTTATTGACCGATCTGCACATGCCGTTGCTGGATGGACTCCGCCTGATCGGCCTGCTGAGAAACGATCATAGTTATAAAAGTCTGCCGATAGTTGTTATTACCACCGAAAACTCCCAGCTGACCAGGCAAAAGGCCCTGGCTGCAGGCGCCGACGAATACCTGACCAAGCCTCTGCAGACGGCGGGTTTGATCAATGTGGTCAGGAAACTGTTGGATCCGGAAAAGCGCAGGCCTTAG
- a CDS encoding DUF4388 domain-containing protein, whose protein sequence is MTDRLDGYLEDLGIRDILQILSLSKKSGTLRLESQGHAGQVIFHAGQIIRASSSQTPLELGQMLIAAGLISDKQLEDALQYQQGPGCHRPLGDLLSELYQVPAATIEEIVAQQIEKIVISFFSWRKGRFHFKLEEPQSFGSAQLNPLDIILETGLSPQRLALKGQRFMEHSPVDEDSLELELAEINKRQAQQGHHLLRGMLAELRHPEMGGGIILLILRYASEIMQRAVVFDVRGTNLVGLGQFGVDEYNNRADEIVRKMRLQVEPGSLFARVMIEKKAIRGALGQSRAESMLTNFLGHPKEQVLLAPLLSDDKVVALLYGELNAEDGDSQRLQAFEVFLSQAGLAMEQALSGS, encoded by the coding sequence ATGACCGATCGACTTGATGGATATTTAGAAGATCTGGGTATCCGCGATATTCTGCAGATCCTCAGCCTCAGTAAAAAGTCGGGAACTTTGCGCCTCGAATCTCAGGGCCATGCCGGGCAGGTGATTTTTCATGCCGGGCAGATCATTCGGGCCTCCTCCAGTCAGACCCCGCTTGAGCTGGGGCAGATGCTGATCGCCGCGGGACTGATTTCCGACAAACAGCTCGAAGATGCCTTGCAGTATCAGCAGGGACCGGGCTGTCATCGACCGCTGGGGGATCTGCTGAGCGAGCTGTATCAGGTTCCTGCCGCGACTATTGAAGAGATCGTCGCTCAGCAGATCGAAAAAATCGTCATCAGCTTCTTCTCCTGGCGTAAGGGGCGCTTTCATTTCAAGCTGGAAGAGCCGCAATCCTTCGGCTCGGCACAGTTGAACCCCCTCGACATCATCCTTGAAACCGGACTCAGCCCACAGCGGCTTGCTTTAAAAGGGCAGCGCTTTATGGAGCATAGTCCGGTCGATGAGGATAGCCTTGAGTTGGAACTGGCTGAAATCAACAAACGCCAGGCGCAGCAGGGGCATCATCTGCTGCGTGGCATGTTGGCGGAATTGCGGCATCCGGAAATGGGCGGGGGGATCATCCTGCTCATTCTCCGCTATGCCAGCGAAATCATGCAGCGGGCGGTTGTTTTTGATGTTCGCGGCACCAATCTGGTCGGACTGGGACAGTTCGGTGTTGACGAGTACAATAATCGGGCTGACGAGATCGTTCGGAAGATGCGCCTGCAGGTTGAGCCAGGTTCCTTGTTTGCTCGAGTCATGATAGAGAAAAAGGCGATTCGGGGGGCACTGGGGCAGAGCCGGGCAGAGTCGATGCTAACCAATTTCCTGGGGCACCCGAAGGAGCAGGTTCTCCTGGCACCTCTGCTTAGCGACGATAAGGTCGTTGCCCTTTTGTACGGCGAGTTAAACGCTGAGGATGGTGATTCCCAGCGCCTGCAGGCCTTTGAAGTTTTTCTTTCCCAGGCTGGTCTGGCCATGGAGCAGGCCTTGTCGGGAAGCTGA
- the holB gene encoding DNA polymerase III subunit delta', translated as MTFASIAGHEQQKNILRRALANKRIAHAYLFEGAEGIGKKLMALAFARALLCLHGTGCGDCAACRKIDHNNHPDVHLIDSAEAAIKIDQIRELQQQLSLRPLEGIYKVCLIDGAEYLTAGAANALLKTLEEPQPNTVMILLSGRPEQLLPTIRSRCQRLPFRRLPLRQLSTLLSQRLDFNETEIAVLAALSDGSFKKALGPKQQLFLEKRRELIQALSALSPGSNIPTLSLAEELAEEKESLQDFLDIFQAFFRDLLLLKYGRPEEDLVNQDLLELLNREVQRASVESVLAKLKTIDQARFHLQRNVNRQLTMEVMLLGIAAA; from the coding sequence ATGACCTTTGCATCCATAGCTGGGCACGAGCAGCAGAAAAATATTCTCCGCCGGGCCCTGGCCAATAAGCGGATCGCCCATGCCTATCTTTTCGAAGGGGCCGAAGGGATCGGTAAAAAACTGATGGCCCTGGCCTTTGCCCGGGCATTGCTCTGTCTGCACGGAACCGGCTGCGGTGATTGCGCCGCCTGCCGCAAGATCGACCACAACAATCACCCGGATGTCCATCTGATCGACAGCGCAGAGGCGGCGATCAAGATCGATCAGATCCGCGAACTGCAGCAGCAACTGTCACTGCGTCCGCTGGAAGGGATATACAAGGTCTGCCTGATTGACGGCGCCGAATATCTGACTGCCGGGGCAGCCAATGCACTCCTGAAGACACTGGAAGAACCGCAGCCCAATACCGTCATGATTCTTCTATCCGGACGGCCGGAGCAGTTGCTGCCGACCATCCGGTCACGCTGCCAACGGCTCCCGTTCCGCAGGCTGCCGCTCCGCCAACTGTCCACGCTCCTGAGTCAGCGGCTCGATTTCAATGAGACCGAGATTGCAGTCCTGGCTGCCCTGTCGGACGGTAGCTTCAAAAAAGCCCTGGGGCCAAAACAGCAGCTGTTTCTGGAAAAACGCCGCGAACTGATTCAAGCCTTGTCAGCACTGTCCCCAGGAAGTAATATTCCGACGTTATCCCTGGCTGAGGAACTGGCCGAGGAAAAAGAGAGCCTGCAGGACTTCCTGGATATTTTCCAGGCTTTTTTCCGCGACCTGTTGCTGCTGAAATACGGCCGCCCGGAAGAAGATCTGGTGAATCAGGATCTTCTGGAATTGCTCAATCGGGAAGTTCAGCGAGCTTCCGTCGAAAGCGTGCTGGCCAAGCTGAAAACCATTGACCAGGCACGCTTTCATCTGCAGAGAAATGTCAATCGGCAGCTGACCATGGAGGTGATGCTGCTGGGAATCGCCGCCGCCTGA
- the infA gene encoding translation initiation factor IF-1 translates to MAKEEAIEVEGTVVEPLPNAMFRVKLDNDHVVLAHISGKMRKYYIRILPGDRVTVELSPYDLTRGRITYRSK, encoded by the coding sequence TTGGCAAAAGAAGAAGCAATAGAAGTCGAAGGGACAGTTGTCGAGCCGCTCCCGAACGCCATGTTTCGGGTTAAACTCGACAATGATCACGTTGTTCTTGCTCATATCTCCGGCAAAATGCGGAAGTATTATATTCGGATTCTTCCTGGTGACCGGGTGACGGTTGAACTGTCTCCTTATGATTTGACGCGCGGGCGTATCACTTACCGGTCCAAATAA
- the der gene encoding ribosome biogenesis GTPase Der, protein MLKTVAIVGRPNVGKSTLFNRLLGKRKAIVEDFPGVTRDRHYAEITRFAKPFLLIDTGGFEPASEDRLLAQMREQSQLAVEEADIILYLMDVKSGLTPSDIEIAEMLRRVDKPVFYLVNKVDGDKQEIAAAEFYALGIEKLYTLSAEHGRGINDLIDDLEELLPAGPATSEPTEEVRMALVGRPNVGKSSLVNRLLGVERVVANPVAGTTRDSIDSPFQYNNKRYVLIDTAGIRRKGKVSQALEKYSAITALKAMDRSHVVLMVLDASEGVTDQDLAVAGYAYEKGRAVILLVNKWDLPEKDDQTMGKFVEEVRRRFKFLPFAPLLFVSALTGQRVNKVMALVESVAAEFNRRIPTPALNQGLEEIVSKHPPAMVHGRRIKFYYAAQSAVRPPTFVLFTNNPDDIHFSYQRYLTNGFREKFKFNQVPLRLEFKGR, encoded by the coding sequence ATGTTGAAGACAGTCGCTATTGTCGGTCGCCCTAATGTGGGCAAGTCAACCCTGTTCAATCGCCTGCTGGGAAAACGCAAGGCGATTGTCGAGGATTTTCCAGGGGTGACCCGGGATCGGCACTACGCCGAAATCACCCGTTTTGCCAAACCGTTTCTGCTCATTGATACCGGTGGGTTTGAGCCGGCCAGCGAGGACCGGCTGCTTGCGCAGATGCGTGAACAGTCACAGCTGGCGGTGGAAGAGGCTGACATCATCCTTTATCTGATGGATGTCAAATCCGGCCTGACGCCATCCGATATCGAAATTGCGGAAATGCTGCGGCGGGTCGATAAGCCGGTCTTTTATCTGGTGAACAAAGTCGATGGTGACAAGCAGGAAATCGCCGCGGCTGAATTCTATGCCCTGGGAATCGAAAAGCTGTATACGCTTTCCGCTGAGCATGGCCGGGGAATTAACGATCTCATCGATGACCTCGAAGAGCTGCTGCCGGCCGGTCCCGCGACAAGCGAGCCGACCGAAGAAGTGCGCATGGCTCTGGTCGGCCGGCCCAATGTCGGCAAATCTTCCCTGGTCAACCGGTTGCTTGGGGTTGAGCGGGTGGTGGCGAATCCGGTTGCCGGAACGACCAGGGACAGCATCGATTCGCCGTTTCAGTACAATAACAAACGCTATGTATTGATCGATACCGCCGGGATTCGGCGCAAGGGGAAAGTCAGCCAGGCGCTGGAAAAGTACAGTGCAATTACTGCGTTGAAAGCCATGGATCGGTCCCATGTTGTGCTGATGGTGCTGGATGCCAGTGAAGGCGTGACCGACCAGGATCTGGCCGTGGCGGGCTATGCCTACGAAAAAGGACGTGCGGTGATCTTGTTGGTCAATAAATGGGACTTGCCGGAAAAAGACGATCAGACCATGGGAAAATTCGTCGAAGAAGTGCGTCGGCGGTTTAAGTTTTTGCCGTTTGCCCCGCTACTGTTTGTTTCCGCCCTGACTGGTCAGCGGGTGAACAAAGTGATGGCCCTGGTTGAAAGTGTTGCTGCCGAGTTCAATCGGCGGATTCCGACTCCGGCGCTTAATCAGGGGCTGGAGGAGATCGTCTCCAAGCATCCGCCGGCTATGGTTCACGGGCGCAGAATAAAATTCTATTATGCGGCCCAAAGTGCCGTTCGTCCGCCGACTTTTGTTCTGTTTACCAACAACCCGGATGACATCCATTTTTCCTATCAACGTTATCTGACCAACGGCTTCCGGGAAAAGTTCAAGTTTAACCAGGTGCCGTTGCGGCTGGAGTTTAAGGGCCGCTGA
- a CDS encoding PSP1 domain-containing protein, which yields MEPLTIVSIAFHTAGKIFDFEVKELELVPGDKVIVETERGRALGTVITKPRQISPAEAPPKLKAVIRIATESDQQMADSNAQREKEALLFCQDKVQQRKLDMKLVRAEYLYDGSKIIFYFTADGRIDFRELVRDLAQHFRTRIEMRQIGVRDEAKLVGGLGICGRELCCCSHLREFAPVSVKMAKAQGLALNPTKISGQCGRLLCCLAYEYETYNELKKNLPKCGKKLQLKDGKAEVIALDILAQKVTLVCHDGERCQKHIKELQQEIDNQAAAPPAQETEPKAPKEESGKTAPESPPGKKPGRSQRRAKPQGRPAPVQKKTTESRDSAPVQPPSSSSSNNSTPAEQDAQGKPQRRRRRPRRRSNRPKNPETKS from the coding sequence ATGGAACCTCTTACAATAGTCAGTATCGCTTTTCATACGGCAGGAAAAATCTTCGACTTTGAAGTTAAGGAGCTGGAACTGGTCCCTGGAGACAAAGTCATCGTTGAAACCGAGCGGGGACGTGCTTTGGGAACGGTCATTACCAAACCACGGCAAATCTCCCCCGCGGAAGCACCACCCAAACTGAAAGCGGTCATCCGCATCGCCACAGAAAGCGATCAGCAGATGGCCGACAGCAACGCCCAGCGCGAGAAGGAAGCCCTGCTGTTTTGTCAGGACAAGGTCCAGCAGCGCAAACTGGACATGAAGCTGGTCCGCGCCGAATACCTCTACGACGGGTCGAAAATCATTTTCTACTTTACGGCTGACGGCCGCATCGATTTTCGTGAATTGGTTCGCGACCTGGCCCAACATTTCCGAACCAGAATCGAAATGCGCCAGATCGGCGTTCGCGATGAAGCCAAGCTGGTCGGGGGACTCGGTATCTGTGGCCGGGAACTGTGCTGTTGCAGTCATCTGCGTGAATTTGCCCCGGTGTCGGTCAAAATGGCCAAAGCTCAGGGGCTGGCCCTCAACCCCACCAAGATCTCCGGTCAGTGCGGCCGGTTGCTGTGCTGTCTGGCCTATGAATACGAAACCTACAACGAACTGAAGAAAAATCTGCCGAAGTGCGGCAAGAAGCTGCAGCTTAAAGACGGTAAGGCTGAGGTTATCGCCCTCGATATTTTGGCCCAGAAGGTTACTCTGGTCTGCCATGACGGGGAGCGTTGCCAGAAGCATATCAAAGAGCTGCAACAGGAAATCGACAATCAGGCTGCAGCACCGCCGGCACAGGAAACCGAGCCCAAGGCCCCCAAAGAAGAGAGCGGCAAAACGGCCCCGGAATCCCCCCCGGGTAAAAAACCGGGACGCAGCCAGCGACGCGCCAAACCGCAAGGCCGCCCGGCCCCGGTGCAGAAGAAAACCACGGAAAGCCGTGACAGCGCCCCGGTTCAACCTCCGAGCAGTAGCAGTAGCAATAACAGCACTCCGGCTGAACAGGATGCTCAAGGCAAGCCCCAACGACGGCGCAGAAGACCCCGACGGCGTTCGAACCGCCCCAAAAATCCTGAAACCAAGTCATGA
- the rnc gene encoding ribonuclease III has translation MPKFLDHLENALNYTFCDRSLPLQALTHKSFSNEQSEFVLHNERLEFLGDAVLELVISQWVFRQYPDIPEGGLTRIRAEVVSEKGLAEIARELDLGRGLKLGRGEERSGGREKPSLLADALEALLGAIFLDGGFAAACQVVERRFAAAIKKSALLRYGSDYKTCLQERLQACYNQLPEYIMTQVSGPDHDRMFSMEVRFSGKLLGKGSGSSKKSAEQKAAAAALDHPLLRSLEK, from the coding sequence GTGCCGAAGTTTTTGGATCATCTTGAAAATGCTTTGAATTACACTTTTTGCGACCGCTCTTTGCCGCTTCAGGCGTTGACTCATAAATCCTTCAGTAATGAACAGTCCGAATTTGTTCTGCATAACGAACGTCTTGAATTCCTGGGCGACGCAGTTCTTGAACTGGTTATCAGTCAATGGGTTTTTCGGCAATATCCGGATATCCCGGAAGGCGGCCTGACCCGGATCCGTGCCGAGGTCGTCAGTGAAAAGGGGCTCGCCGAAATCGCCCGCGAACTGGACCTGGGGCGTGGGTTGAAGCTTGGTCGAGGCGAGGAACGAAGCGGGGGACGGGAAAAGCCGAGCCTGCTTGCCGATGCGCTGGAGGCCCTGTTGGGGGCGATCTTTCTGGACGGAGGTTTTGCCGCCGCCTGCCAGGTGGTGGAGCGGCGGTTTGCCGCTGCGATAAAAAAATCAGCACTGCTGCGTTACGGCAGTGATTATAAAACCTGTCTTCAGGAAAGGTTGCAGGCCTGTTATAATCAGTTACCCGAGTATATCATGACCCAGGTCTCCGGACCTGACCATGACCGGATGTTTTCCATGGAAGTTCGCTTTAGCGGAAAGCTGCTCGGCAAAGGGAGTGGCAGCAGCAAGAAAAGTGCTGAACAAAAAGCCGCGGCTGCAGCCCTGGATCATCCTTTATTAAGATCGTTGGAGAAATAA
- the leuS gene encoding leucine--tRNA ligase — protein sequence MENHYNPKDVEAKWQSFWQEQQTFRAGEDPGKKKYYLLEMFPYPSGRIHMGHVRNYAIGDVAARFKRMQGFNVLHPMGWDAFGMPAENAAIEHGIHPAKWTYENIDSMRRQLKKIGLSYDWKREFATCDADYYRWEQLVFLKMFERGLAYKKGSSVNWCDDCQTVLANEQVEDGCCWRCHNPVEQKELEQWFFKITDYADELLECADNLPGWPERVLAMQRNWIGRSYGCEIVFTVVDSSCQIKVFTTRPDTLFGATFMSLAPEHPLAETLVTEEQRAAVSQFMEEVAGQDKTARISGDLEKKGVFTGSYCLNPLTGQKIPVFLANFVLMDYGTGAVMAVPAHDQRDFEFARKYGLPLQVVIQPEGEDLAAEQLPEAYVGSGVLVNSGQFDGLDNEAAKEKIAEYLDSRGEGRKTVNYRLRDWGVSRQRYWGTPIPIIYCDSCGAVPVPEKDLPVTLPMDVELTGEGGSPLAKHQEFMQVACPKCGQPARRESDTFDTFVESSWYFARYACPDYQDGPLDKAAANYWLPVDQYIGGIEHAVMHLLYARFYTKILRDLGMIDVDEPFTNLLTQGMVCKETQRCNEHGWLYPEQVVDGKCVLCERPVSFGRTEKMSKSKKNVIDPNQLIEQYGADTARLFSLFAAPPEKDLEWNEQGVEGCSRFLSRVWRAVGDNLEAIAAADMPAEVSGEAAELKRKIHQTIKKVSEDIDGRFHFNTAIAAVMELVNAIYAFKSTANNPGIMREALETVVRLLNPFVPHICEELWQQLGHTDGIEAAGWPSWDDQALVADEVTMVVQVNGKVRGKLAVAIDAEQAAIEQAALSEANVQRFIEGKQVRKIIVVPGRLINVVVA from the coding sequence ATGGAAAATCACTACAACCCCAAAGACGTCGAGGCCAAATGGCAATCATTTTGGCAGGAACAGCAAACTTTTCGTGCCGGCGAAGATCCAGGCAAGAAAAAATACTATCTGCTGGAAATGTTTCCGTATCCGTCAGGCCGTATCCATATGGGGCATGTCAGAAACTATGCCATCGGTGATGTGGCCGCCCGTTTCAAACGGATGCAGGGGTTCAATGTGCTCCATCCCATGGGCTGGGATGCTTTCGGGATGCCCGCTGAGAACGCGGCCATCGAACACGGCATTCATCCGGCCAAATGGACCTATGAAAATATCGACAGCATGCGGCGGCAGCTGAAAAAAATTGGCCTTTCCTATGATTGGAAACGTGAATTTGCGACCTGTGATGCGGACTATTATCGCTGGGAGCAGCTGGTCTTTTTGAAAATGTTCGAGAGGGGGCTGGCGTATAAAAAAGGCTCCTCGGTGAACTGGTGTGATGACTGTCAGACGGTCTTGGCCAATGAGCAGGTTGAGGATGGCTGCTGCTGGCGCTGCCACAACCCGGTGGAGCAGAAAGAGCTCGAACAGTGGTTTTTCAAGATCACCGACTATGCCGACGAACTCCTCGAATGTGCAGACAATCTGCCCGGCTGGCCGGAGCGGGTGCTGGCCATGCAACGCAATTGGATCGGCAGGAGTTACGGGTGTGAGATCGTTTTTACGGTCGTCGACAGCAGCTGTCAGATCAAGGTCTTTACCACCCGGCCGGACACTCTTTTCGGAGCCACCTTCATGAGTCTGGCGCCGGAGCATCCGTTGGCGGAAACTCTGGTGACCGAAGAACAACGCGCAGCGGTCAGCCAGTTCATGGAAGAAGTCGCCGGCCAGGACAAGACTGCCCGGATCAGCGGAGATCTGGAAAAGAAAGGTGTCTTTACCGGCTCGTACTGTTTGAATCCCCTGACCGGCCAGAAGATCCCGGTCTTTTTGGCTAACTTTGTGCTTATGGATTATGGGACCGGTGCGGTTATGGCGGTTCCGGCCCATGATCAGCGGGACTTCGAATTTGCCCGGAAATATGGTCTGCCCCTGCAGGTTGTCATTCAGCCGGAAGGCGAAGACTTAGCTGCCGAGCAGTTGCCGGAAGCCTATGTCGGCTCCGGTGTGCTGGTCAATTCCGGCCAATTCGATGGCCTCGACAATGAGGCGGCCAAGGAGAAGATCGCTGAATATCTCGATTCCCGCGGGGAAGGACGTAAAACCGTCAATTATCGGTTACGCGATTGGGGGGTCTCCCGGCAGCGCTATTGGGGTACACCGATCCCGATCATTTATTGTGACAGCTGTGGTGCCGTGCCGGTCCCGGAAAAGGATCTGCCGGTCACGTTGCCGATGGATGTTGAATTAACCGGAGAGGGTGGATCCCCCCTGGCCAAGCATCAGGAATTCATGCAGGTAGCCTGCCCGAAATGCGGCCAGCCGGCCCGCCGGGAGAGCGATACCTTCGATACCTTCGTGGAGAGTTCCTGGTATTTCGCCCGCTATGCCTGCCCGGACTATCAGGATGGACCGCTGGATAAAGCGGCTGCAAATTATTGGTTGCCCGTCGACCAGTACATCGGCGGGATTGAGCATGCGGTCATGCATTTGCTCTATGCCCGGTTCTATACCAAAATTCTTCGTGACCTCGGGATGATCGATGTCGACGAGCCCTTCACCAATCTGTTAACCCAGGGGATGGTGTGCAAGGAAACCCAACGCTGCAACGAGCACGGCTGGCTGTACCCGGAACAGGTCGTGGATGGGAAGTGTGTGCTTTGCGAACGTCCGGTGAGCTTCGGCCGCACCGAAAAGATGAGCAAGTCCAAAAAGAACGTCATCGATCCCAACCAATTGATCGAGCAATACGGGGCAGACACTGCGCGGCTGTTTTCACTTTTTGCGGCTCCCCCGGAGAAGGATCTCGAATGGAATGAGCAGGGGGTGGAAGGGTGCTCCCGTTTCCTCAGCCGGGTCTGGCGTGCCGTCGGCGACAACCTCGAAGCGATTGCCGCGGCCGATATGCCCGCCGAGGTGTCCGGTGAAGCGGCCGAACTAAAGCGCAAAATCCATCAGACAATTAAAAAGGTCAGTGAGGACATCGACGGTCGGTTCCATTTCAATACCGCTATTGCGGCAGTGATGGAGCTGGTCAATGCCATCTATGCATTCAAGTCGACGGCTAATAATCCCGGGATCATGCGGGAAGCTCTGGAAACGGTGGTGCGGTTGCTGAACCCCTTTGTTCCGCATATCTGTGAGGAGCTTTGGCAGCAGTTGGGGCATACCGATGGTATCGAAGCCGCCGGCTGGCCGAGCTGGGATGACCAGGCGCTGGTCGCCGATGAAGTGACCATGGTGGTTCAGGTCAACGGCAAGGTGCGTGGCAAGCTGGCTGTGGCAATTGATGCCGAGCAGGCCGCTATTGAACAGGCCGCGCTAAGTGAAGCCAATGTCCAGCGGTTTATCGAAGGCAAACAGGTGCGGAAAATAATTGTTGTCCCCGGCCGCCTGATCAACGTCGTGGTCGCTTGA